One window of the Microvirga mediterraneensis genome contains the following:
- the gcvA gene encoding transcriptional regulator GcvA: MPRPPSKLPPMSAVRVFEAAARHQSFTRAAEELGMTQAAVSYQIKILEDRVGAPLFNRLPRQVTLTAKGRQLAPAITEAFEALRNAFSGVEDAVQSVLSLTTLSTFASNWLVPRLGRFRQIHPNIAVQISVSTEMVELARSEFDIGIRSGTGEWPGLERHALFPNQFIPVCSPDLLQGVDVREPIDILKLPLISPGDPWWQDWFTAAGEPNVDLSRRPDNSLGVQQLEGMAAIAGQGVALINPFFFPEDLASGRLVKPFDMLATTDRSYWLVYPKARRRSAKIEAFRDWVLSEVAGDSEAADCRVGTKTGA; this comes from the coding sequence ATGCCTAGACCACCGTCCAAACTGCCACCCATGAGCGCCGTCAGAGTCTTCGAGGCGGCGGCGCGCCATCAAAGTTTTACCCGCGCGGCCGAGGAACTCGGAATGACGCAGGCCGCCGTGAGCTATCAGATCAAGATCCTGGAAGATCGGGTCGGGGCGCCGCTGTTCAATCGCCTTCCCCGACAGGTGACGCTGACGGCAAAGGGCCGCCAGCTCGCGCCGGCGATCACGGAAGCCTTCGAGGCCTTGCGCAATGCGTTCTCGGGTGTCGAAGATGCGGTTCAATCGGTCCTGTCGCTCACGACCCTGTCCACCTTCGCATCCAACTGGCTCGTGCCGCGCCTGGGACGTTTCCGGCAGATTCACCCGAACATCGCCGTTCAGATCTCGGTCTCGACCGAGATGGTGGAGCTTGCTCGCAGCGAATTCGATATCGGCATCAGGAGCGGCACGGGAGAATGGCCGGGGCTTGAGAGGCATGCTCTGTTTCCCAACCAGTTCATACCCGTCTGCAGCCCGGACCTGCTCCAAGGCGTCGACGTGCGCGAGCCCATCGACATCCTCAAGCTTCCGCTCATCTCGCCGGGTGATCCCTGGTGGCAGGATTGGTTCACCGCCGCAGGAGAGCCGAATGTCGATCTCTCGCGACGTCCGGACAATTCCCTGGGGGTGCAGCAGCTCGAGGGCATGGCGGCTATCGCCGGCCAGGGCGTCGCGCTCATCAACCCCTTTTTCTTTCCCGAGGATCTGGCCTCGGGACGTCTGGTAAAGCCGTTCGATATGCTGGCTACCACGGACCGGAGCTATTGGCTGGTCTATCCGAAGGCCCGGAGGCGCTCCGCCAAGATCGAAGCATTCAGGGATTGGGTGTTGAGCGAAGTGGCGGGCGACAGCGAGGCGGCGGATTGCAGGGTCGGTACGAAAACCGGGGCATGA
- the mdoH gene encoding glucans biosynthesis glucosyltransferase MdoH → MALSLDTIGPDSNPNVAALGRPAPSMPPEKHLDMPTQSLRRWSDKEERRPLHQHPRLGTWLARLFVFGGGLLLTGYGTYEMYQVVSVSRTTALQWVLVALFTVNFSWIAVAFTSALLGFLALLRRPGHRGPLPASLQQRTAIVMPVYNEQTDRTYAALEAIYESVEATGLGEHFDYFILSDTTNPDAWVAEERAFLALRERLGPGARFYYRHRQKNHHRKAGNIADFVSRWGGHYEHMLVLDADSLMTGECIVRLAAAMEADPDAGIIQSLPLIINRNTLFARLQQYAARVTGPVIAMGLAVWMGRDGNYWGHNAIIRTRAFAAHGGLPDLKGKPPFGGHILSHDFVEAALLRRAGWSVYMLADLQGSYEESPPSLIDLSARDRRWCQGNLQHMRVITAKGLKLPTRQHFATGIMSYLASPFWLFQLIVGIALVLQTTYIRPEYFARDFRLYPIWPRFDPERALALFALTMGILLAPKIFGLLLMLIRGSDRRASGGGIRLIISSTIEIILSALLAPILMLIQSGSVFQILLGRDTGWQPQRRDDGSIPFKDIVRRHRAHTVLGVLAGISAFMIATSLFLWMSPTIIGLLLAIPLSWLSGQLGAGLALKRLGLLRTPEEHQPPAIAMRANELQARNATFGFDDADSLRAIYEDANLRERHVEMLPPALPRKRGTIETERALAEAKLDDAETIDDAVSWLHNKERMVVLHDRALIDMLVHLKTKPIEAQAAE, encoded by the coding sequence ATGGCTTTATCGTTGGACACCATAGGTCCCGACTCAAACCCGAATGTGGCCGCCCTCGGACGGCCTGCACCCTCTATGCCGCCCGAAAAGCACCTCGACATGCCGACCCAGTCGCTTCGCCGCTGGTCGGACAAGGAGGAGCGCCGGCCGCTGCACCAGCATCCCAGATTGGGAACCTGGCTCGCCCGCCTGTTCGTCTTCGGAGGCGGATTGCTGCTGACGGGCTACGGCACCTACGAGATGTACCAAGTCGTGTCGGTGAGCCGTACGACGGCGCTCCAGTGGGTCCTCGTTGCGCTGTTCACGGTGAACTTCTCGTGGATCGCAGTCGCGTTCACCAGCGCCCTCCTGGGTTTTCTGGCCCTGCTGCGGCGTCCCGGACACAGAGGCCCCCTGCCTGCTTCGCTGCAGCAGCGCACCGCGATCGTCATGCCCGTCTACAACGAGCAGACGGACCGGACTTATGCCGCCCTGGAAGCCATCTATGAATCGGTCGAGGCGACCGGGCTTGGCGAGCATTTCGATTATTTCATTCTGTCCGACACCACCAATCCGGATGCCTGGGTGGCGGAGGAGCGGGCGTTCCTTGCCCTAAGGGAGCGTCTCGGCCCCGGAGCGCGGTTCTATTACCGCCATCGCCAGAAGAACCATCACCGCAAGGCCGGCAACATTGCCGATTTCGTCTCCCGGTGGGGCGGACATTACGAGCACATGCTCGTGCTCGATGCCGACAGCCTCATGACCGGCGAGTGCATCGTGCGGCTGGCCGCCGCCATGGAAGCCGATCCCGATGCGGGCATCATTCAATCACTGCCGCTCATCATCAACCGCAACACGCTCTTTGCCCGGCTCCAGCAATATGCTGCCAGGGTCACCGGCCCCGTCATCGCCATGGGCCTGGCGGTCTGGATGGGCCGCGACGGCAATTACTGGGGTCACAACGCGATTATCCGCACCCGGGCTTTCGCGGCTCATGGCGGCCTGCCGGACCTGAAGGGTAAGCCTCCCTTCGGCGGCCATATCCTGAGCCATGACTTCGTCGAGGCGGCGCTCCTGCGCCGTGCGGGCTGGTCCGTCTATATGCTGGCGGACCTGCAGGGCTCCTATGAGGAAAGCCCGCCGTCCCTGATCGACCTGTCGGCGCGCGACAGGCGCTGGTGCCAAGGCAACCTGCAGCACATGCGGGTCATCACGGCCAAAGGCCTGAAACTGCCGACCCGGCAGCATTTCGCCACCGGCATCATGTCCTATCTGGCTTCGCCGTTCTGGCTGTTCCAGCTGATCGTCGGTATCGCGCTCGTCCTGCAGACCACTTATATCCGGCCGGAATATTTCGCCCGGGACTTCCGCCTCTATCCGATCTGGCCCCGGTTCGATCCCGAGCGAGCCCTGGCGCTCTTCGCGCTGACCATGGGAATCCTGCTGGCGCCGAAGATTTTCGGTCTTCTGCTGATGCTCATCCGCGGCAGCGACCGACGGGCGTCGGGAGGAGGCATCAGGCTCATCATCTCGTCCACGATCGAGATCATCCTCTCGGCACTCCTGGCGCCGATCCTGATGCTCATCCAATCGGGCTCGGTCTTCCAGATCCTGCTCGGGCGCGACACGGGCTGGCAGCCCCAGCGCCGCGACGACGGATCCATCCCGTTCAAGGACATTGTCCGCCGCCACCGGGCCCATACGGTTCTTGGCGTCCTGGCGGGAATCTCGGCCTTCATGATCGCAACATCCCTGTTCCTGTGGATGTCCCCCACGATCATCGGCCTCCTGCTCGCAATTCCCCTGTCCTGGCTCAGCGGCCAGCTCGGCGCCGGCCTGGCCTTGAAACGCCTGGGGCTTCTGCGCACTCCAGAGGAGCATCAGCCGCCAGCCATCGCGATGCGAGCGAACGAGCTGCAGGCCCGCAACGCCACCTTCGGCTTTGACGATGCCGACAGCCTCCGGGCCATCTATGAGGATGCCAATCTACGGGAACGGCACGTGGAAATGCTGCCGCCTGCCCTGCCGCGCAAGCGTGGCACGATCGAGACGGAGCGCGCCCTCGCGGAGGCCAAACTCGACGATGCCGAAACGATCGACGATGCGGTCAGCTGGTTGCATAACAAAGAGCGGATGGTCGTTCTCCACGACCGCGCGCTGATCGACATGCTCGTGCATTTGAAGACCAAGCCCATAGAGGCTCAGGCGGCTGAATAA